TAAAGATAAGGTCCTCGTAATTACCGGCAGCGCTTCGGGTATTGGCGCTGCATTGGCAGAGCGTTTCGTGCAAGAAGGGGCAACGGTCGTGACGGCCGACATCAATCCGGCCGGGCAGATGCTGGCAGAAAGCCTCGGCGCCCGTTTTGTCCTGACCGATGCTTCATCCGAAGAGGGAATTCGCGGCCTCATTGCAGATGTGCTGGCCCATGAAGGCCACGTCGACATTTTCTGCTCCAATGCCGGCATCGTGGGCGAATTTGGTGGCCCCGAACTGCCCCAGAGCGTCTGGGACAAAGCCTTTGCCCTGAATGTGATGAGCCATGTCTGGGCGGCCCGCCATGTGCTGCCGCATATGCTGGAGCGTGGCGGCGGGGCCCTGATCAACACGGCTTCGGCCGCCGGGCTGGTCACCGAGTTTTACAGTGCGCCCTACGCTGCCAGCAAACATGCAGCGGTGGGCTTTGCCGAATGGCTGGCGATGACCTACGGCCCCCGGGGTATTGACGTGGCCGTGCTGTGCCCCGAAGGTGTGCAGACGCCCATGATCAAGGATGCGCCGATGCTGCAGGCTAACGCCATCAGCAGCGCCGAATTCGTGGACCGTACCCTGGACGCCCTGAAAGCCGGGAAATTTATGATCATGACCCATCCGTCCACGCAGCCGCTGTACCAGTTCAAAGCCAGT
This region of Deinococcus sp. Marseille-Q6407 genomic DNA includes:
- a CDS encoding SDR family NAD(P)-dependent oxidoreductase, with the translated sequence MEFKDKVLVITGSASGIGAALAERFVQEGATVVTADINPAGQMLAESLGARFVLTDASSEEGIRGLIADVLAHEGHVDIFCSNAGIVGEFGGPELPQSVWDKAFALNVMSHVWAARHVLPHMLERGGGALINTASAAGLVTEFYSAPYAASKHAAVGFAEWLAMTYGPRGIDVAVLCPEGVQTPMIKDAPMLQANAISSAEFVDRTLDALKAGKFMIMTHPSTQPLYQFKASDHDAWLGKMTEARGMAYALLDRHQATQAAAAGTE